DNA sequence from the Leptospirillum ferrooxidans C2-3 genome:
GACCCGCAGAGCCTGAACAGCATAACCTTTCCGGGTATTCAGCATACGAAACTGGAGCCCGGACTGATCTGCAAGCCGTCCCATGCCCCCGCCCATAGCCTCAATTTCTGCAACAATATGCCCTTTACCGATCCCTCCCACGGAAGGATTGCAGGACATTTGCCCGATCATATCAAGATTCAGCGTGATCAGAAGAGTGCGGAGCCCCATCCGGCAGGAAGCCAAAGCAGCCTCAATACCAGAATGACCTCCTCCTACAACGACCACATCCCATGAATTCACGATTCCTCCAAACTACTTCCCGATACAAAAGGTTGAAAAGATCCGGTCATAAACTTCTTCATGAGAGACGACACCAAACAGATCCTCCCACTCTCTGCGCATTTGCTCAAGTCTGTGGAGTGACTCGAGAAACTGGCCTGCAGAAAGCGGAATCCGCGCCTGCCTCATTGACCGTTGAAAACGCTGTAGCAAATCCAGTCGGATTGGAGAAGAATCCCCTCCAGAGTTTACGGATCCACCCTCATAATAGATCCTCGCCCGTTCGCCTATTGCCATTAAGAGCTCGGGAAGCCCCCTTCCCGTTCTGGAAGAAACGGGGTAAAGGACGGAAGGAGCAGGAGAAAGCTCCTTTAGAAAACGGTTGAGGGAGCCCTTTGGAAGAAGGTCCGACTTGTTCAGGACTGTCAGAAACTCTCCCGTGTGGTTCAGTAAGACAGGAGAAGGATCTTCGGGAGTCCGCAGGAATATCCCAAGAGAAATCTCTTTCAGGAGAGATTTTGTCATCCGGATTCCCTCTTTTTCAAGAGGATCATCTGTAACCCGAATGCCCGCTGTGTCCAGAAGGATCACATCCCCAAAAGCGGTTTGATAGCGACCTTCGATAACATCCCTTGTTGTTCCCGGAACGGTCGAGACTATTGCTCTCGACTCTCCGAGAATACGGTTAAAAAGGCTCGATTTCCCGGTATTGGGATGGCCGACAAGAGCGACGGTGAATCCGGATCGCTTTTTCAGCCCCCGTTTTTGATCCCGTACCATGGACGAAAGTTTTAGCAGGATCTGGTCCATGCGGCCAAGGAGATCTGAAAGCTCAGGAGCTTCCTCATCGGGAAGATCCAGGTGATCCACTACGACATAAAAATGAGCCAGAAGGGCGACCAGATCCTCCCTGAGGCGAGCCAAAGGATCATCCGAAGGAGATATAAAGTTTTTTAAACCCTGCAGATAAGTTTGATAGGAAGGAGCCTGAATCATCCTGTTCAGGGATTCAGCCTTTAAAAGGGTCATCTTCTTGTGCAAAAAAGCCCTGTAGGAAAACTCTCCAGGCTTTGCCGTACGGGCACCAAGGGAAATGAGCAGATTCTGGATTTTGCGGAGAGAATGGGGATTTCCATGCATCTGGAACTCTAGGATATCTTCCCCTGTAAAGCTGTCGGGCGCTCGAAAATACAAAACAATCCCTTCATCAACAGGAATCCCGTCCAAATTGATAACAGAAGTCAGATAAGCGTGTCGGGGGGTAGGGGATTCCGGAAAGGGAGAAAGAACCTTCCCAAAGGTGGAGAGCAGATCGGGCCCCGACAGACGCACGATCCCCAAGGGACCGGGAACCAAGGGTGTCGCCAGGGCAACGATCTGGTCCATGACTTTCTCCTGATGTCAGGCGGACTGTTTTTTCAGGTAACTCGTCGTCAGATATTGCTGAAGGATCGTCAGCATATTGTTGACCAGCCAATAAAGAACAAGTCCAGACGGAAAATTCAAGAAGAAAAAAGTCATGATGACAGGAACGACCATCATGACTTTCTGCTGTACAGGATCCGGAGAGGCCGGATTCAGACGGTATTGGAGAATCATTGTCAAACCCATCAGTACAGGAAGGATATAGTAAGGATCCTTCAGGGAAAGATCATGGATCCAGAGCATAAAGGGGGCCTGACGAAGCTCCACCGTATTGTTCAGAATATTATAAAGGGCGACGAAAACAGGGATCTGGACCAACATTGGCAAACATCCGCCAAGGGGATTGACCCGCCGTTCCTTATAAAGCGCCATTAAAGCCTGATTGAGGGCTGCCTTGTCGTCTTTATACTGATTCTGGAGTTTCTTGATTTCTGGCTGAAGTGTCTGCATCTGGTGAATGCTTCGATAACTCATGAACGCCAGTGGAGAAAAGATCAGCTTGATGATGATCGTCACCAGAATGATCGCCAGACCATAATTATGAAAAACATGGTGAAGATAGGTCATCAGGAGAAAAAGCGGTTTGGCAATGAGACTGATGAACATGATCCGGCCAAACATGAACCATCCGAAATCGATCGTATCAATCAGCGAAGGGTTTTGGGCTTTTAGAAGCGAGTATCTTTTGGGTTCACCGATAACGGAAAAGGTAGCGTCTCCCAGTGTTTCCATCTGAATCCAGGAGTTTGCTCCCGAGCGATGGATATCGGAAAGGGAAACTCCCTTTGGATTTGCGAAAAGCCCGATAAAGTACTTGTCCTCGTTTCCAAGCCATGCAAGGGGATGATCAAAAGAAAAAGCTCCGTCCTTCTTGACCTCTTCCATCTTCCCTTCGGTCGAGTGAATTGGGCCCTGAAACTCCGTTCCGTAGCTCTGGGTAATTTGCGAAAGGCCGAAATTCTCGCCCGACCCGAATACAACGGCCGCCTTGCCGGGGTTTTTGATTGCGACAGCGACTTCATATCCGGATGAAGGAAGCGTCAATGACAATGTGACGGGGTTCCCGTTCACCATGAACTTTTCTTCAAGAAGCGCCGATCCGGTCGAAATCGACTGGGCGGTCATGGAAAGAGGATTTCCGTTGAGGGTGATCGTGGCCGGATAAAGAGGAATCAGTGTTCCGGAAGATTTGGTGTAAAGCCCCATGGAAGAGAAACCGGGTTTCCGGGGAAGAAGTTCCAGCGGTTTACCATTGGAAATGTGAGAATAATGGGCCAGTTGCCAACCGACAACCTGTCCGGATTTCAGGGAAACGGTCCAGTGGACATCGGAGCCATTGATCGGGGCTAGTGCCGTCAATGGATCATCAACCATCGGGATCGAAAGGGCTTCCAATGTTTTTTGTGCGGTAGGAGGAAGATCCTTGGTTTTTGGTTTTTCCCAGATGGTATAGATCAGAAAATTGAAAGCCAGAACGATCAAGACAACCGGAAGGAGTTTTTTTAACATTGAGGTAAGGACCTTTCCTTCATATCCAATGAATAGGGGGAGAAAGCTCAGAAGGGGAACCTAGGGATCGTCCCTGCCACCGGGATGGAACGGATTGCACCGGAGGATTCTCCAGAGGGATTTCCGAAAAGCCTTCAAAAAAGGGTATTTCCGAAAAGCCTCGGCAGAATAGGATGAGCATGAGGGTTCAAAACGGCACGATGGAGCCAACCATGGGGACATGAAGCGCTTGTAAGCGACAATCAGACCGATGGAGACCCGTCTGGCCGTTCCCGCAGGATCTCCTTCAGGGCTTTCTGCAGGTGAGCCTGCATCAGGAGAAACTCGACCTTGATGGCCGGACGTCTTCCCATGAAAATCCATTGCCCCTCCGAAATGAGTCCAAGAGGCCGGATCGCTTCGCGTATCCGGCGGCGGATACGATTTCTCTCATGAGCTTTGCCAAGCTTGCGGCCGGAGATGACTGAAACCTGTAAAGCATCACCTGGCTGATAAAATACGACACATTCCTGGAGGGAGATCTTGCGGGAAGGACTCCGGATCATCTCCTGAATCTGGGATTTTCGCAGAGGGACCCACTTCAAGATACGAAAACCTGAGTCAAACGGTCAGGCGATGACGACCCTTTGCCCTGCGTCTTTTGATCACATTGCGTCCCTGTGGCGTGGACATTCTCTTCATAAAACCATGTGTTCTCTTGCGCCGAAGATTGCTCGGCTTGAATGTAATGGACATGGTGCAATTTCTCCCTTATGAATTGGGGGGCGAAAGCCCCCCTGATTACGATTGTTTCTGTCCGGACAGGTTCAGGCAGAAGGAACCAGCTCAACCTTGAGGTTGGCCTGGACTTTCTCTCCCAGCCTGACGGGAACAACACAATGTCCGAGTTCCTTTATGGGACGCTCGAGATGGATTTGTTTGCGATCAAGATGAATCTCGTGTTTTTGCAAACCGTCGACAATATCCTGAGCCGTAACCGAACCGAACAAACGGTCAGCATCCCCAACCTTGACGGAAAGGGTAAGCTCCATCTCTGAAAGGCGTCCTGCGAGAACGAGAAGTGACTGATGGTGTTTCTCGGCACGCTCCTTGGCCTGCTTCCGATGAAGTTCAACAAGCTCAAGATTATGCCTGTCCGCTTCAATGACCAACTGCTTGGGCATCAGGAAGTTTCTGGCAAAGCCCTTTGACACCTGAACGAGATCCCCAGCTTTTCCCAATTTTTCAACATCTTGCTTTAAAATGACAGAAACTTTGCTCATGGCTCCTCCTTTAATCCTTAACCGGGGAAAGTTATCAGATCTGGACAATCGAGTCAATCCTAATTGGAAAATCCAAAACGCCTACCCCTTTTCCGGGTCTGGATGACCCCAGATATTGAGGTAAGGGCAACCTACAACAATTGTAAACAAAAAAACATTTTTGAATTCATAAAGCCGTCTCTTTTCCACACCAGATTCTGAATGAAGAGAGGGAATTCCAGCTCTTCTAACCATCGGCATCAATATTGCTTAGTCAAAAAAACCACCCGGGCTGACGAAAGCCTGTCGTTCAAATTCTGTTTTATCCCACTGTCAAAACAAATCACGATTCAAAGCGAAGGAGCTGTCGCCATCAATTGCGGGCGAATACTGCCAATGGAACGCTTACGCTTATTTTGCGCTTTTTCAAAAATCGGTCTGGGGACATTCCGGCCCAGGGAATTATGGGGATCGTTCTTCGACCTCTGGTTCCTTGTGCCCATTACCGGAATTCTCGTCGATTCCGAGTCGGGAGGAGATGCCAGAAGTCTGGGTCTGAATTTCCTCTACCTCGGATGCGCCTATCTTATGTCCGCGCTGATCTTCAGAACACCCCTCCCCCTTCAGCCCCTGAAAGTCTGGGCCTTTCTCTTTCTGATCCTGCACCCGACACCCATGATCGCATCCATTTCAGCGGTTCTATTGGGAATATTGCTCTTCCTGTCCGGTCAGTCCGGACTCACCGACAGACTGTCCCGTATTCTGGACGATCGCGCCATCAGGGGAGTGAAACGGGCGGTCTCCATCTATGTCACCAGCGTGGGGGGGATTTCTCTCCTTCTTTGGGGTCTTCATCACATTCCGGGGATCAACCTTTCCCGATTTACGGGATCGAACCCAGGGTTCGGCCCCCATGCACCAGGAAGCCTTCTTGAAGTTCTTCTACTGGTTCTTCCCCAATTGCCGGTCACTCTTATCAATGGAATTCTGGCAACGGTCCGGGAAAAGCAGACATCCGATACTCTTTCCGAACAGTCCAGAGACAGACTGACAGGAAACATCACCTCGTGCTGGCTGGGTCTTGCCAATCTTCTGGCCGGTTTTTTGGGTTTGCTTCCCTTCTGCCACGGCTCCGGGGGTCTCCGCTCTTACCGGAGGCACGATATCCGGACCATTCTTCCGTCTCTTTCTTCATCCGCCGTTCTGATCGCTCTCGGAGCGATTTTGATACGGGAGAAAATCACCTTGCCCGGACCGGCATTTTTCGCCCTTTTCCTCGCCGGATTCCTTTTTTCGGAATATCTCATCGCCCGAAGGGGTCTCCTGAAATCCGGAGTCTACGAGAAGGTCTCAAAGGCCGATCAACAGAGAAACCCTCTTGAGATCTGGATTCTCTCAGGGGGAATGATCTCTGGTCTCCTCGCTCTTGGGGGAATTCCGGCGGTAATGGTTTTTCTTCTGGGAATGAATACGGTCCTGACCATTTCAAAAACAAACCATCGTCTGGAAAGAGCCCCTGGACAAGGAGCCGTCCTGACCATTACAGAAAACATTTTGATCCCGGGAAAAATCTGGGAAGCAAAGAGCGATTTCAGACCGGTCATGAAGAAGAACCGGATCTTTACCAATAAGCGTTTCGTGGAAGGAACAATCACTCCATCCTTGTCTGAAAACAAGCCCTCCACAAGGACCAACCGGTTCAATCAGGGAATCGATTTCCCGGTATTTGCCGACGGGAACGCCCTGATTTCCGATCCCCAGATTTCATCTTCGTCTCCGGTAAGGGGAGATCCGGAACAGATCAGCACCATGAGATCGCTCTATCGTCGCCCAAGAGAAGCGATCGATATCATCCCTGGATCCATTCTCCTTTTGTTCCTCTTTTTCTTCTTTGTCCTGCCCTGCCCCCAATCCTTTCCCAAAAAATCCAAAAACATTCCACTTGCCCAGAAAAGACTCTTCTCGGGACCCACCCGAATCCGCGCTCCATAGATCACCTCCGATTTCTTGCGACCACTTCCAAAGACACAGTCCTGTCTTTGGAACATTCACTTCCGTCGAAAAACACAAGAATCGAAAGGGATCGCCATGAGACCGTTTCATATCACAAGAAGACACGGAAAACCGCTTTTTCCGGTGAAATATTTGCTGTTGATTCTCCTTGTATCAATACCCGGATTCAAACAGGCTTTTGCCGATACCCAAAGCCAGACATCTCCCGCCACAGCCGACAAAATCAAAAAATCGGACAAGGCCGGTAACACCCCATCACCGGATGGTGACGGATTGTCCTGGAACGGGATAGATGCCCTTAAAGCCTACCGGAAGATGTGGAACCCTCTTTCTGCAGGACCGGAGCTCATTCCCATGGCCGACACCGCCCCTCCGGGAGAGTTCTATATCCGGCCATTCTTCTATGGCCAGTTTACCCAAGCCCAGTATACCGACAGCGGAGGCATTCATTCCCTTCCTGCCGGCTTTTACCAGACACAGCTTCTTTCCCTTGCGGAAATCGGAGTCGGACTGACGGACAACACCCAATTCACCATTTTCCCATCGATGGTCTCGCTTTGGTCCGGAGCCGACGGACGGATCAACAACGGAAGCGGATTCTCGGATCTGACCATGGAGATCAAGTACCGTTTCTTTGTCCAGCACCCGGACCGGAAAATCCCCTCGATGGCATTCGCCATGCATGTGACCCTTCCAACATCAAGCTGGACGAATGCTCCTGTTCCTCCGGGAGGATTACCCCCTCTTGCCAGGATTCCATCCACCCACTATGGAGCTCCGGCCATCACCCCGGCTCTTCTGACCCGTTATATTGCCAAACCATTTCGACTCTACGCAGATTTTTTCTACACATATGACTTTCCAAACAATGCGGCAATAGCGGGATCCCCCGGAAAACCACTCGTCCAGTTCGGAGATATCGCCCAGTACCGGCTGGGAGCCGAAACCATGATCAATGACAAAACAGGCACCGGATTCATCTTGGAGTTTGCCGGGGAGTCCGGTCTCCCCTTCTCTGTCGACGGCCTCCCGATCAATGGAGGAGGCGCCCATGTCGGTGCGTTCAACATCTGGGGACTTCAACCCACCTTCGAAACCAATCTGTCCAGAAACATCATCTGTTCCATCGGCGTGCTTTTGCCGATCGCCGGAACCAATCAATACCAGTCGATCAACCCCAATTTTTCGATTTACTGGTATTGGGGACCAGGCGGAGGAGATGTCGTAGCCAGATAGATTTCCGTTGTTATCGTGAACGTTCTGGAGGTTGGAGAAAAGATCCACCAGCCTCCAGAACATGCTTCTCTTTAAAATACAGGAGGACCCGAAGATGGACATACTCTCCGGCATACGCATCGCCATTCCCGTTCTTCTGCTTTTACTGCCCGTTCCGAATGCGGCCTGGTCAAGCTCTCCTGCCCCGACCGGAACGGACAGTCAAAATGGGGCGCCTTCCAATATCCAGCCTCCCTCCGAGGATGATCTTCTCCCGGAGTTCGACAAATTGATGAAACCGGACTACCTCCCATGGGGACCATTGACAAGCGGCCCATTTTTTACAGGGAACGCCAATACCGTTCCGGTCGGATCCTTTTTTGTCCGCAGTGCCTGGTCCGACAATCTGATGTTTGGCCAGGGACTGAACCTGTCATCCATGAGCGGAGAATCGCGCATTGATGTGGGACTTATGAAAAACCTTGAGATGGATCTGGTCGTCCCTGTCGGAATCAATTCCCAGGACAGCGCGGGAACAAACAACCAGAGAATAACCCGCTGGGGCGTGGGAGATACCGTGATCTTTTTCCGATACAACTTTCTATTGGAACACGATGTCTATTCCCTGTGGCACCGGCCATCCCTGACCATCGAACCACAGATTGTCCTCCCCACCGGGAAATACACGGAACTCAGCCCGACAGCCAACGGACTCGACCAGATGGGAAACGGAACCACCAACGAAGGGCTCTACCTGATCGCTAAAAAAAGTGCGAAACCCTTCCGTCTGTATTTCATGGCGGGAGATATTGTGCAAAACCCGGCCACAGTGGGCGCCAACTATGCCTCCAACAATGTCACCTTCACCCCCATTCCCTGTACGGCGTCCGGTCAATGCCAATCGGGCCGATTCAACATGGTGGACGGAAATCTTGTCGACTATTCGCTCGCTGTTGAACAGATTCTGAACGACAACTACGGACTCGGATATGTCCTGGAGGTGGTGGGGCAGACACAAACAGGCTCAAGCCTTGTCTTCGGAAATGCGACAGTGCCTTCCTGGAGCTATTTATGGGTCGCACCGTCCTTTGAAGTGAAGTATCCCAGTACCGGGAAAATGGCGGTCACATGGAGCGTCGGGGTAGCGTTACCCCTTTACCAGTCGAATATTCCGCAGATGTATACCCCATTCGGAATGGCGACTGTCTGGTATAACGGTGTCTTCGGATACAGAGGAGAATAAAATGAATACCAAAAAAATGGAAAGAAAAATCCTTTACCGAGCCTTCTTTGGGTGTCTCATCCTCTTTTCGGTTCTTTCCGGTTGTGCGGAGACTCCCACAAAAACAGAATCCGCCTATTTGTTCGAACGCGATGGCTACAAGGCCTATCAGGACCATCGGTGGGTCGAGGCGGAAAAGGATTACCGCCAGGCATCGAATCTTGATCCCCTGAACCTCAAGTACAGGAATAATCTTTCCATCATCCTTCACAGGGAAGGGAAGGAAAGGGAAGCGGGAAAGATTCTTGAACTTGGGCAGATGGAAAACTCCCCGGCAGGAGAACATATCCTCATCAGCCGCGCCCATACGTTGCTGGAGCGACATCAATATCCACAGGCTAAAGAGATCCTTGACGGAATGCGCTTCTCCCGAAGCTGGCCCACAGGATTCAAGAGGCTGATGGCCTATGCGGATATCCGAACCGGCCATTATGGAGAGGCATCCATTCTCCTTCACGA
Encoded proteins:
- a CDS encoding tRNA modification GTPase; translation: MDQIVALATPLVPGPLGIVRLSGPDLLSTFGKVLSPFPESPTPRHAYLTSVINLDGIPVDEGIVLYFRAPDSFTGEDILEFQMHGNPHSLRKIQNLLISLGARTAKPGEFSYRAFLHKKMTLLKAESLNRMIQAPSYQTYLQGLKNFISPSDDPLARLREDLVALLAHFYVVVDHLDLPDEEAPELSDLLGRMDQILLKLSSMVRDQKRGLKKRSGFTVALVGHPNTGKSSLFNRILGESRAIVSTVPGTTRDVIEGRYQTAFGDVILLDTAGIRVTDDPLEKEGIRMTKSLLKEISLGIFLRTPEDPSPVLLNHTGEFLTVLNKSDLLPKGSLNRFLKELSPAPSVLYPVSSRTGRGLPELLMAIGERARIYYEGGSVNSGGDSSPIRLDLLQRFQRSMRQARIPLSAGQFLESLHRLEQMRREWEDLFGVVSHEEVYDRIFSTFCIGK
- the rpmH gene encoding 50S ribosomal protein L34, encoding MSITFKPSNLRRKRTHGFMKRMSTPQGRNVIKRRRAKGRHRLTV
- the rplI gene encoding 50S ribosomal protein L9, with protein sequence MSKVSVILKQDVEKLGKAGDLVQVSKGFARNFLMPKQLVIEADRHNLELVELHRKQAKERAEKHHQSLLVLAGRLSEMELTLSVKVGDADRLFGSVTAQDIVDGLQKHEIHLDRKQIHLERPIKELGHCVVPVRLGEKVQANLKVELVPSA
- the yidD gene encoding membrane protein insertion efficiency factor YidD; translation: MSPWLAPSCRFEPSCSSYSAEAFRKYPFLKAFRKSLWRILRCNPFHPGGRDDP
- a CDS encoding putative sulfate/molybdate transporter, encoding MERLRLFCAFSKIGLGTFRPRELWGSFFDLWFLVPITGILVDSESGGDARSLGLNFLYLGCAYLMSALIFRTPLPLQPLKVWAFLFLILHPTPMIASISAVLLGILLFLSGQSGLTDRLSRILDDRAIRGVKRAVSIYVTSVGGISLLLWGLHHIPGINLSRFTGSNPGFGPHAPGSLLEVLLLVLPQLPVTLINGILATVREKQTSDTLSEQSRDRLTGNITSCWLGLANLLAGFLGLLPFCHGSGGLRSYRRHDIRTILPSLSSSAVLIALGAILIREKITLPGPAFFALFLAGFLFSEYLIARRGLLKSGVYEKVSKADQQRNPLEIWILSGGMISGLLALGGIPAVMVFLLGMNTVLTISKTNHRLERAPGQGAVLTITENILIPGKIWEAKSDFRPVMKKNRIFTNKRFVEGTITPSLSENKPSTRTNRFNQGIDFPVFADGNALISDPQISSSSPVRGDPEQISTMRSLYRRPREAIDIIPGSILLLFLFFFFVLPCPQSFPKKSKNIPLAQKRLFSGPTRIRAP
- a CDS encoding tetratricopeptide repeat protein; this encodes MNTKKMERKILYRAFFGCLILFSVLSGCAETPTKTESAYLFERDGYKAYQDHRWVEAEKDYRQASNLDPLNLKYRNNLSIILHREGKEREAGKILELGQMENSPAGEHILISRAHTLLERHQYPQAKEILDGMRFSRSWPTGFKRLMAYADIRTGHYGEASILLHEIIQKRPRDPVVLGYLSIVYKKEGAESLAQKNFQRALELSRSSRFRKSLALLFNETDSGSKNAP
- the rnpA gene encoding ribonuclease P protein component; its protein translation is MKWVPLRKSQIQEMIRSPSRKISLQECVVFYQPGDALQVSVISGRKLGKAHERNRIRRRIREAIRPLGLISEGQWIFMGRRPAIKVEFLLMQAHLQKALKEILRERPDGSPSV
- the yidC gene encoding membrane protein insertase YidC, with protein sequence MLKKLLPVVLIVLAFNFLIYTIWEKPKTKDLPPTAQKTLEALSIPMVDDPLTALAPINGSDVHWTVSLKSGQVVGWQLAHYSHISNGKPLELLPRKPGFSSMGLYTKSSGTLIPLYPATITLNGNPLSMTAQSISTGSALLEEKFMVNGNPVTLSLTLPSSGYEVAVAIKNPGKAAVVFGSGENFGLSQITQSYGTEFQGPIHSTEGKMEEVKKDGAFSFDHPLAWLGNEDKYFIGLFANPKGVSLSDIHRSGANSWIQMETLGDATFSVIGEPKRYSLLKAQNPSLIDTIDFGWFMFGRIMFISLIAKPLFLLMTYLHHVFHNYGLAIILVTIIIKLIFSPLAFMSYRSIHQMQTLQPEIKKLQNQYKDDKAALNQALMALYKERRVNPLGGCLPMLVQIPVFVALYNILNNTVELRQAPFMLWIHDLSLKDPYYILPVLMGLTMILQYRLNPASPDPVQQKVMMVVPVIMTFFFLNFPSGLVLYWLVNNMLTILQQYLTTSYLKKQSA